In Vicia villosa cultivar HV-30 ecotype Madison, WI linkage group LG7, Vvil1.0, whole genome shotgun sequence, the DNA window TGGCAACACTGCATTACAGAGTAAAAAAACATCGAACTATGGTTGCAACTTACACGAATTTGCAATCTGCTCACACCAAACATTCACCACGACAAACCACATCAAGCAACCTAAATATTTATTCCCGGCTTTAAACTTTGACATATCAAATAGATCTCTCTCGACGACGGTCTAGTGGCTTTAGGTCTCAACCACGACGACTTCGCAAACAATGGTTTACAAATCTGGTTGATTTCTGCAGCAAACATATTAAACCAGTTCCTTTAATAACGTATACACAACCAAATCAACTAACGAAACTTTGCTCGGGAAAAAATGAAACCACAAAACCACCTTTGGCGTCTTCACTCTCCAAAAGCTTGATAACAAGATGGCCTCCAACTCGCAACACTCCCTTGTCATCCGAACTTGACAGACCATCATCACATGGCTCCTTGTCCTGATGATCAGAATCAGAATTACAAACAGAACCAACCCTGCCAACAGCCAAATCTAACGCTCGCATCCCTAGCTCATATGACAAAGCAGCATCTTTCGTCGTGATTCCCGAAACCAACGGACACATGTCTGAGAGTATTACAGAAAATCCTTTTTGCTGCAGAAAGGAAAATCAAAGATACATTGTTAGGACTAACTAACCATGttgtaactaactaactaactatgtTGTAACTAACTAATTAACTATATTGTAACTGACTAACTAATTGAGTGTTGTAACTAACTAACTATAACGAACTATGTTGTAACTAACTAAAACTAATTATGTTGTAACTAATTAGCTAACTATAACTAACTATACTGTAACTAACTAACTAAATAACTAACTAGATGAATACTAACCTTAGGAGAAAGGTCTCTGAGTTGGTGTTTAGGGAGGGTCATGACATCAGCAGAAATAGTTTGAACCCTGGAATCACAAAGAGGAGGAACTTTAACTTTCTTATGATCGATGCCGAGAACGGAGCCACCATTGTGGAATGGGCCCAAGCTCTGACAAGCAACCTGAAGCCATGAACCGGGAGCGCAGCCCAAGTCGAGAACGGAAGAACCGGGTTTGATTAACTTATGCTGTCTCTGTATCTGAGCCAATTTGAACGCCGAGCGAGCTACGTAGCCGAGGCGTTGAGCTTCTTTGTAGAAGAAATCGGGGGCTCCGCTCCCAACCATCGACCCATTCACTTCTTTCCGCCCCCTCCTCCGCCGTAGCGTTTTTTCAGTTCCAACTTACAATTATACCCTGCCCGAGGTTTAAGAGTGGAATTGTTATTatcaaatagaaaaaaaaaaagtttttattattttttaagaatGTAAATTTTAGAGATTTTTTACATAaccattattttttttaagaaaattcctttttcttaaaaaaaaaaaaaattagttggaTTATTCCAACTATTAGAATAAAGAAGAAGACGAAAACCTCTTAATGCACATTGTGTGTCCAAGTTTCAAAACAACGATTCATTCAATAAGTTCAATCAAATACAGATAAAAATAAGAAAGCTAATTACATGAtggaatatttaatattaatagttgGATTATTCAACCAAGTATTTATATCGACTAAAGTCTCCTGCAATTTGATCTTAAGCCACGAAAAGATTTACATTTTTAGCCAAATatgaaaattttgattatttattggCAGTATGTGGTTTCTATTTTACGCACCAAACCAAATCTTATTATGTTACAATCCTCAAATTTCACTTAATTTATATCTAACacaaacttaaatctattatgCCTTAGTCTTACGATTATGAatgattttatttttctcacCCCCAAgtaatgattttctcttcctcacacttaagtTTTCTCAAATCTCTTCTAGCTGTATTGCGTCTTCTTTTCATATTCTTTTCAAATTACATGTCGCCTCTTCTTTTTTAGTCTttcatttcttaatttttttcttttttatcttattatttttattatactgTTCTTTCTTTCAATTACTCCCTCCATtcctatttataattaaattttaactttttatattcATTCAATAATTGATATATCTAACCTATGGAGGAAGTATGTTTTTAATGTTTCTCTTCTTATTTACTCTCTCATCTCTTCTacggtttctttttcatcttctctaatctttcatctcttttttttctatttcattataatgttttttatattgttttatgctactattttatattttttattccacttttatctaatcttatttttgtatattaaatagaaaattgttatccaaatatgatacatgttgttgttatttgataacacataaataactaaatataaagttatgttgtcatctatatttgtatgtatggctcaataaatatttgtaaaaaatccgAACCAACATAAACCTCATTAATTTGATTTGGTTTaatttggttcggttttatttctaaaagccagCTATATTAAACTGAATCGCAcacttattatttttgtgattcgAATAATTTTGTACATCAAAACCGCGCAAGTCGTTTCTCCTAATTAACATATCCTCCGCAAGCACTTGCTAGCAAAGCTAAATTAAATTTCCATCCTCAA includes these proteins:
- the LOC131617567 gene encoding uncharacterized protein LOC131617567 yields the protein MVGSGAPDFFYKEAQRLGYVARSAFKLAQIQRQHKLIKPGSSVLDLGCAPGSWLQVACQSLGPFHNGGSVLGIDHKKVKVPPLCDSRVQTISADVMTLPKHQLRDLSPKQKGFSVILSDMCPLVSGITTKDAALSYELGMRALDLAVGRVGSVCNSDSDHQDKEPCDDGLSSSDDKGVLRVGGHLVIKLLESEDAKEINQICKPLFAKSSWLRPKATRPSSREIYLICQSLKPGINI